The following coding sequences are from one Humulus lupulus chromosome X, drHumLupu1.1, whole genome shotgun sequence window:
- the LOC133806204 gene encoding uncharacterized protein LOC133806204: MFRKNKIGISGLLETKLRGNKIDEFMGHRFPNWDYFSSPNTEGRLLILWRKGIAKVSILEDSSQLVHYQVKLIGLQNIFFVSFVYGFNSVHSRRSLCCDLAPISLTVKAWLVLGDFNAPFPGDDRSGGCSISSVELVDPIGWKTTTKMEAIKSTGSYFAWTNNQEGSARIFSKIDHALINEEWLDKFPNCLAVFNWDVVSDHCSFIVFIIPLETIGTKLFRFYNFWASHPEFIQVVLNSWRVPVYATGLKAIFTRLICLKHKLRQLNRDRFGDIVKEIKVALFSIPRSKLPGPDGYGSCFFKSVWKHIGQDICVTITHGFTTDQFPQELHETSLSLIPKVPSPARASDYRPIACCSTLYKVIAELLCSRLSVVLPQIIQVNQGAFVRGRSIAHNIMILQDLIKNYGRANTSPRCAIKIDISKAYDTVDWQFLENLLKAYCFPSKFIGWVMKCVRSSSYSLQINGRVQCKFKGGKGLRQGDPMSPLPFVLIMEYMTRCLQLGANSSAFQFHPLCKSLKLVNLCFADDVILFCKGSVLAVSVLKASLKEFSDASGLTINSKKLLLIQTVLFVLRNYWMSVFTLPQSIIKEVEKLCRQFLWGALGTRSKLHLASWHQVCLPKAYGGLGLRDGASWNRALLARYVWAVSTKLDSLWVKWIQHIYLKGANFWEYELKQDSSWYWRKLCHLRKRFNEQEILAAGSSGIFKPAMLCDLPDLEE, from the exons ATGTTTAGGAAGAATAAGATTGGTATTAGTGGTTTACTTGAAACTAAACTTCGAGGTAATAAAATAGATGAGTTTATGGGACATCGATTTCCTAATTGGGACTATTTTTCCAGCCCAAATACAGAAGGAAGACTGTTAATTCTTTGGCGGAAGGGAATAGCTAAGGTGAGTATATTGGAAGACTCTTCTCAGCTGGTTCACTATCAGGTTAAGTTGATTGGTCTCCAGAATATTTTCTTTGTTTCGTTCGTGTATGGATTTAATTCAGTTCATAGTAGGAGGAGCCTTTGTTGTGATCTAGCTCCCATTTCTCTTACTGTTAAGGCTTGGCTGGTTCTTGGGGATTTTAATGCCCCTTTTCCAGGGGATGATAGGTCTGGTGGCTGCTCTATATCTAGTGTTGAATTGGTTGATCCTATAGGCTGGAAAACTACTACTAAAATGGAAGCTATCAAAAGTACGGGTTCCTATTTTGCTTGGACAAACAACCAAGAAGGATCAGCTAGGATCTTCTCCAAAATTGATCATGCTCTCATTAATGAAGAGTGGCTGGATAAGTTTCCGAACTGTTTGGCTGTGTTCAATTGGGATGTGGTGTCGGATCATTGCTCTTTTATAGTTTTTATTATTCCTTTGGAGACTATTGGAACAAAACTATTCAGATTTTATAACTTTTGGGCTAGTCACCCTGAGTTTATTCAAGTGGTGTTGAATAGTTGGAGAGTCCCCGTTTATGCTACTGGGTTGAAGGCGATTTTTACCAGACTTATTTGTCTGAAGCACAAGCTTAGGCAGCTTAATAGGGACAGGTTTGGAGATATTG TCAAGGAAATAAAAGTAGCTTTGTTTAGTATTCCTAGATCTAAATTGCCTGGTCCAGACGGGTATGGATCTTGTTTTTTCAAATCAGTTTGGAAGCATATAGGTCAGGACATCTGCGTTACAATCACTCATGGCTTCACCACAGACCAGTTTCCTCAAGAGCTGCACGAAACTTCCTTGTCCCTGATACCTAAAGTCCCAAGTCCAGCTAGAGCCTCCGATTATAGACCCATTGCTTGTTGTTCAACCCTGTACAAGGTCATAGCTGAGCTGTTATGTTCCCGGCTATCAGTGGTGCTCCCTCAAATCATTCAAGTTAATCAAGGTGCGTTTGTTCGTGGTAGATCCATAGCTCATAATATCATGATTCTTCAAGACTTAATTAAGAATTATGGTAGAGCTAATACCTCTCCGCGGTGTGCGATTAAAATTGACATTAGTAAGGCTTATGATACGGTTGATTGGCAGTTTTTGGAGAATCTGTTGAAGGCCTACTGTTTTCCATCTAAGTTTATTGGCTGGGTTATGAAGTGTGTCAGGAGTTCTTCTTACTCTCTGCAGATTAATGGTCGGGTCCAATGCAAGTTCAAGGGGGGCAAAGGTCTGCGCCAAGGGGACCCAATGTCCCCTCTTCCCTTTGTTCTCATCATGGAATACATGACTAGATGCTTACAACTTGGTGCCAACTCCTCTGCTTTTCAGTTTCACCCTTTATGTAAGAGTTTGAAGCTTGTTAACCTATGCTTTGCAGACGATGTGATCTTATTTTGCAAAGGGTCTGTTTTGGCAGTGTCTGTCCTAAAGGCTTCTCTTAAAGAATTTAGTGATGCTTCTGGGCTTACTATTAATTCTAAGAA ATTGCTTCTCATTCAAACTGTCCTATTTGTCTTGAGAAATTACTGGATGTCAGTGTTTACCTTACCTCAAAGCATCATTAAGGAAGTTGAGAAATTATGTAGACAATTCCTTTGGGGGGCCTTGGGAACCAGAAGTAAGCTTCATTTAGCTTCTTGGCATCAAGTGTGCCTGCCTAAGGCGTATGGTGGGCTTGGTCTTAGGGATGGCGCTAGCTGGAATAGGGCTCTCTTGGCAAGGTATGTATGGGCTGTCTCTACAAAGCTAGACTCTCTTTGGGTGAAGTGGATCCAGCATATTTATCTAAAGGGGGCTAACTTTTGGGAGTATGAGTTGAAGCAAGACAGTAGCTGGTATTGGCGCAAGCTATGTCACCTTAGGAAGAGATTCAATGAGCAAGAGATTCTGGCTGCTGGTAGCTCTGGGATTTTCAAGCCTGCTATGCT CTGTGATTTACCAGATTTGGAGGAATAG